The following is a genomic window from Anopheles aquasalis chromosome 3, idAnoAquaMG_Q_19, whole genome shotgun sequence.
ACTCAAGATGGACGCAGAAGCAAGTCAACAAAGGGAGAAGCAGATGAGCACAACGCGAAATGCGAATGCAGCCTCCACGCTTTGTTGGCAgaggttttgtttcgtttgcccCATTATGTCACCGGCCATTTGTAACGCAAATCGCACTTTACGATTTCTATATGATCGTTCCGCCACTTTATCGTCCACTACCACTttccagaccaccaccaccgagaggtTACTGACATGCCCCCGGGAGTGAAATGTGATGATAACACGAAGCGCACAGTGGATACACAGCGGaccaaacggcagcagcgatcgatcgtgtcaTTGAGcaaggacggacggacacggaTCAAGGAACGAAATTTACGGAACTCACGAACGAAATACCCGCACACAACACGGAGCAGATTGTTCCGGTCAATTTGCATACGACGGCAAACAGGCGCAATGGCGAACTGATCGTGACTATCCGGGCCTGCGTAGACGACGCTTAGTCGCCGGTCAGTTTTCCTTCTCCCCACCTTCCCGGGGGGCGGGGCAGAGGCCTGAAGGTTGTAGCCCcatcgctactgctgccgtcgccggtgTGTGCCCGCAACGGATTCACGATCGCTTGCGATCACCGTACTACGATGTTTACTCACTTGAAAGCCTCACCGCCAACTGAGACGGAGCGACCGCCTCGGCGCCTTCGTATCCACGCCGTCCACGCGCGTCGATGGCGAGTGAAAacagatgttgttgttgttgcatctCAAGAGCCGAAGCCGATCGGCATCGAAGTAGGTTGTGGGGGTCTTCTAAAGGCTTTCCAATCCCGAtagacgacaacgaagactcAGGTCCCGACCCGACCGCATGCCAACTCCTTTACGAACCGATTGGTTATCTTACTCGTTCGCCATAGTTGTGGGCTGCTTTTAGGTAATGTGCGCCAGTATTACATCTTCGATCAACGGCGGCGTTGTTTCCAGGGTGCGGCATGGCGCATTGGAATttcaaaacaaccaaaacaaagatCGACTCGACGCACCCCGACGAAAGCCGCCACCATGTGCGTTCGTTCAACAGGCCCCTCCGGGCCCCTGGGCTTGCCCATAAGCGTGTAAGTGGTTTTACCGCGCTGGGCAAGCAACGATTCGCGCTCACCTGGCCCTCTCTGGCACACACcctgccgtcgccgtcgccgccggtgTATTGATTCGTATCTTTACTTCGCTTGTTTTCGTCACTTATTGATACCGGTTTCTGCGcagaccaaaccaaaaccaaacccaaacaGGCATCCAGCCCTCACCGCCGCCCCTCTCCGATTCGGTCACAACTGCCCGATCTGCGGCATTTTTGTCCGCAAGCGacattgcgttgcgttgcccAATCGGCCCACTGTCGGAGTCTTGggatcgtttttgttttgttttttttttctgccaacGTTTCGCAGACATTTCATCAAAGAAATGCCATAGGAGAGTTATCTGGTCAAACTGTGAGTTGTTTGGCTGTGTGGCGGCCAGCCTCCCAGTTAAAGTCGTTTCGATACAGTCCTTTCGaagcaaatgaatgaatgaaagacGGCGATCGGCGAAAGTGATCGTGTGGCTAAGCGACCAGTTGGTGTCTAACGGGGCGAGTGCATGGTGCCAGGAAACGGGTTTTCTAATTTTACTAATCATCAACTCCCAATCAATCGAATACACTGCGATTCTCCCCACCCCGGGAAggggaatggaaaacaaagcatATCGATCGATGACGCTCAAAAAGGCATCCATAACCGCTGGCAGAGTGTCGGGGAACAACAACTATTCCAACGATTTGATTTACAGCGTTTTCGTATTAGCACCCTACATCGCGATCAACAATCGCCGGGCGCCCTACACTGATGGACTGTGGAAGCTGAAGAAAACGAAGGCTGGCCGTGAGCCGAAAGCGAAAACTGAAATAGTGGCTGCGTGAAATGTGTCCATCATTCGGACCATGTTTCGATGTCGTCGATCGCAATACACGCCACAACACGCGCACTAGCTTCCACAGGCACCACCAACATGCGAACACCTGGGCTGCCCTTGAGGAGGTTAGACgaatttgaaacaaaatcTTATGCGCGTGAGTTCacgggcgacgacgacgacgacgacggtttggAATGTGACAGCCGTGCTGTAGCGTGTGGGTGCGGTATGCCCCAGCACGCGTGTCGATCCAATTATGCTCTGCTACAACCTTGAAACGTGGGGGAGCTGGCATGAATCACTGCGCCTTGCGAAATTACTTCAATCTATCCCGTTGTTGAAGGATCGGAGTTGAGTTGCCGTAGACGGTGAATAGTGTTGCGAGTCAACCATTCATACATTCGTTATTGAAAGGCAGTCTTCGGATCTGATGCTTTGATCCGATGACTTTGATGAAGGAATTGAAGACATTATATAAAAAATATGATGTATTCAATTGTTGGGGAACTAAAGTGCTTTCAATTGAATCATCTGTTGATACTAGGTCATATCAAATAATAAGCTTTATGAGTTCATTAATGAATTGGAATGAAGCATCACAATAACaaataaaagtgaaaagtcGCAGACAATACCTTCCCTGTACAAGTGGAAGGAGCTACACTAACAAATTATCTCGCCAAATGTATCGCAAGCACTCGCATCTGATACAGATTACATGGCGAAGGGTAAAATTTGttgatcgaaatgaaaatcaattcctgAATCCCGTTAATTATTAGCAAATATTCTTTCATTGAGTAAACGGTGACCTACAGAAAATAATGATTTAGGATAATAGTTTCtggtttcattttatttaccaaaaataaaagcaaaggaattgtaaatgttttctcttttgtctAGTGGAAATCGAACATCTTCACCGCAGTCGACTCTACAGAAATTCGTAGAAGAAAGGAAGTTTAATAGTCGATTAACAAAACAGCTCTGTTGTTATTACCTGGCCGGTGAGAATCTTGCACCTTGATATATGAGGCGTGTCTCACTCGCATTTTATACCTCCTGTATACGAAGACGCTGAAGCATGTAGTATCGATACCGATATGATTGTAGTGTACCATCACCGTTGTTCCACCGTGTAGTATCTCGATTCTCTAACAGGGTTAAAACCATTATAAAAGGCCTTAGAGTGACAAAACGCCAACTAGTCAGTCTGCAGTGATTACTTACACTGATACGATTGATAGTTGTTTCCTCAACTACATTGTGGCCATCGATCGCGTAGCCTATTGGTATGCTCACTTCCACGAGTGTTCCATTTGAATGATCATCCCTTTCCTCCGGAATGAAGCTAAAACAAATATGAAGTTCCTTCATCCACTCAGAGGGAGTCGATAGCTTGGTCAGATGTAAGTTGAACCGGAACTTGAAGTAGACCAAATTTAGACGGTATTGCCAGTTGATCTGAATCACTCCAGAACCAGAACTCTTAACGACCACTATTAGTTTCCTGACATAATAGGGAATAGATTGTATCGTGATATTTTCATTGAAATCCGAATTTACATGCATCGATTTTTCAAAGCTGCCGTGATGGACTGACACATTATAATTGTTTTGAAGATCCTTTACAGATCGCTGATCggctgaaaataaaaataaaattatagTAATACTTTATAAACTGTTTAAAGATCCCGGTATAAAATATTTCTATCACTCACGATAAACAGTTAAGTCAAGTGGTATGACGTTACCCTTAGACGTCTCGTCTATGAAAAGCGGAATATCGAACGATTGATTTGAGGGGGTATCATCATCGAAATGTACTTGATTTGACCTCACAAGCAATACGTCTTCCGGAAGAACTACTATTATTTTCTTGAAGCTATCCGAGATTACGCCTTGCATAATCGATGCATTCACCCGAATCTCCAACTCTCCTAGCTTCATTGCTTTTATTAAGAAAGAGACTGGTGCATCGGATTTCGGTGGCACAGATACAGTTTTAGTTTGATTCGCATCTGAATTTGAATTTGGGAGAAAAGATTTTGTCAGATTCTGTCAAACTACATGAACAACATGTTTGCCTTACAAACCTCCAATTGGACGATCGATAAACTGAAGTTGATTATGTGCGTTAAACATCGTCACATTGGCCTCAAACTCTTCTTCTATTGAACTGTACAGAGTAAAATGCAACAATATTGTTTCTCCCCGATTGATTAAGGATGGCAGATGGTCCAAGATGAAGAAGATTTTCACAGTCGAGAACGTAATCGGTACCTTGACGATACCCAAACCatattttggatcaattgtaATCCCAGTTATGTACCAAGAGGTAATTGAATGAGGCACTGTTACTTCAAGCGCGTACCTTCCTGATGGAGGTATGGTCAGATTCTGCCACAACCACGACTCCCAGAAGTCGGTTCTGTAGGGACCAGGCATACCGAAGCGAGGGGCGTTTGGATAGATTCTGCGTTTCTCATACTCTTCGTAACCTAAAAAGAAGTTTATCATTGAATTCAGGTGCTGTTTCTATTTCTCTATCCTTTTAGCTTGCCTagaattttgattgaattatcaTCAACCACTGCAAAAATTCCAAGCTCCTGTAATAGCATTTTTAAAAGTAGAATAAAATCTATTTAGATAAATAAATTCTTCCATGTATcaaacaattgaaaaatacATACCTCTATCAAATAATTTGGTTCATAATTTGGGATATCAAAGAATGgctttttgaaaaattccCGAAAATCTGCATACAAAATATCGTGGTTCTCACTGTATTGCATTAACCGTTGGTCATATGCTGCCAATGCCACGAATGCGCCTGGACGGCCACGGATGGCTAACTCAATTTCGTCTCCAGGATCAACTCCGTCTTTACTGatattttcttcaatttttatCTCAAGCTGCAAtattatttgaatatttgaaataGATCGTTCATTTAGATGGTTTGATTTACTTCAtcgggtgtttgttttttgtctttACAGGGTTACCAAGATTGTTTATAGATATGTCCACGTCACCATGTATCAATGTTTTGTGCACAATTGAGACCACTATGATCTTGGATCGAGGAATAAGCTTTTCAGACATCAGCAATTGAAAAGTGTATCTGTTCCTTTGGTTTGCTCGAAAAGAACCAAACTCAACGATTTGTTCTTTTGAAATTACGTAATACAGAAGAATGGTCATGTTATGGGAACACGTGACTAATAGCCTAATCATTCGGTTAAATTTGACGCTACAATGATAAGAAAATAATCAGCAAGATCAAGTTCAATTGGTTGGATTGGTTGCAATGAAAGAGTACCGTGTTAATACTTCTACTTTTATGTAGTTATCTGCAAGTACTTGAGCACTATCAACCTTAGAAATCAACATCCATAGTAGGTCATGATTGCCGTCAAGTATCTGTCATTAGGAAATCCAACATGAAATGTTATATCAGCTTTTTACGTATTTGTTGAAATACGCACACGTAAATACTTCAGAGCTGTTGATTTGTTCGTTTGCATTGAGATTGTAATATCACCGTTCATATTAGTTGTATAATTTTGCCGATATACTTCATCCGAACCTATCACTTCAACAAGAAGGGTAATGTTTTTTGCCCGTTCATCATTATGATCAGTGACTGTCAATGTGGCGATAAATGGCGATCCCTGACGATAAGTCAGTCGTTTATTATGTATCTTCATTTTGTATTTGGAATTGTACACCTTTATTCGCTTCTCTTTAATAATTTTCCAACCTAAATCAAAAAGAATAGGCCAAGGACATTAATTAGTCCTCAAATGAATACAATTATATCGCCAAGCCATATCCATTACCTGTGTATTTCTCGGTAAAGATGGCATTCAGCAAcacgaaatcaataaaatcatGAAGCTGTAGATTCAACGGTAGAGAGATTTTTCGTACTCCATTTACATCCCATTCATAGGTGTTCATGGTAAATCGTTGGAATGTATCAACGTAGGTGATGATCAAATGACCGCTGACAGGTTTACCGTAAGAATTTTTAACATCTACAGTTAGATTAACCGCCTTTTGCCTTCGATGTAGTACTTGATCCGTGGGATAGATATTTAAATCAATCGAATACATGTTATAATGCCTCACTTGGAATGTTTTCGAAACCAATGCAACATTGTTTGCCGTTGCTTGGACTTTGTATGTTCCTAGTTTTGACGTAGTAGGTAATGctatttgattttcaaatgTACCGCTGCATAGACTGATATTGGACCATTTTAATATCAACTTTTCAGTCGGATCGTATACATATATGGAAACTGCTGTTTTATGTGACCTATGTAATTTTagatcatcatcgacagcGATCAGACGGAACATAAGAATTTCGCCTGGTGTGATCATAGGTTTGTTGAATTGTATAAAACTGTGAGTATTTTTTAGGGACTTATCATAGTAGAGctgaaaaatatttgaaatattATCGGTAGATCTAGTAGAAGGATGTTTTCCTTTGATTATGATCCAGTAATTTGCCTTTGTAATGGGGCTTGGTATCTGTAAAATGTGAATGACAATTATACATTGTCAACAATATGCTTTTCACAATATCAAACTTACTTTGAACGTGATAaacttgtttttgtttgccataACCTTTACTTTTTGTGTGAAATTTAGCGCAATGATATTGAAATGGGAGTCTAACATTTGCAGGTTTATGTTTATCACACAGTCGTCGTTAGTTTCTCCACCGATGTTACTGATTACGATCGTGTAGTCTCGATTTTCGCGAATAATTCTGTGGCCAACGATCAATATGCTGTGCAAGCGAAAATGCACATTAGATAACGAGAACGAAAGCTTCGTAGTTTTCTACATACGTTGCTCCTACACTGTTGCACATCAGGATAATGCccaaaatcaatttcatcaccAACTTCATTTTTATTCCGTGCTTTCTATACGTTCGTCACAATTGCCACTTTCTTAAGAACTGAACCAAATCAACTACGCCTGCGGTCAGGTTTGGTCTCACAAAAGGAAAGATTGAACCATTTCTAATGCTATCAATGTATGTTTGTTCGTTGCACATAGTGAACTACATGCAATCAGTAAGGCTAAttatttttgctgctcctgctccaaaCAGTTACTTGGAGCTGCAAACCAACGAACACATTGATTGGGGGAACTGATTTGCTTCCTAGCACATAGCTAGCAGCTGTACAAGTCGGAGAACAAGTTATGTTCTTCATACGATGattcataaattaaaaaaaaacacacatattCGTTTGCTGACGACATCACTATTGCAAAAAATTCATTAAACCGTattatattttgtttctttttattaaaatgcGACTCGTTTACGATTACCAATAGACAAAAGATACAGATTAACAGAGAGAACGCATttaggggggacttcggtattttcgggctaacaaaggcccgtttttgacgattttttgtgacgtaaccattcaactttatttatgcaaataaatggcatattaatatATAacttttgatgaatatttggtattgttttgagcaatattcattgaaaaattaatcgaCATgacgtagcgacatgacgggtcatctaaaataaacaaaatcgattttcgctagaaagattataagtttatctaggtagccccgtcaagtttttgttgatattcctgtttttcgatttttgacagattctTAAAGTTacaaaagtgatgctttttgcgattctgccataaaaaacgaacgttacataattgtttaaaaaaagtatcaacaattttcatgacatctcgacggggctacctggcaaaaagtgtacaaattatgtgttgaaaatttcaaatcgatcggcacagtagctttgaaaacgttggttttgggaaacgctttccaaagaagcgagctgcatggatcctTATATGAAAGgcgaaattttcaaaaatctatatctttgtcagttttgcttcgattgatccaaatcttttacacaatgtttttgaaaggatcagcattcagggaaaaatgttaaaaatatgtgtcgcaaaaaaaattaaataccgaagtccccccttaattcTAAGTTAAATTAAAACTCTAATCCCTATTCTACTCTCATCTATTTGCTCACGCTACTCACAATTTACTCATGCTAACTAACGCAGCATTTACTTACTTATCACGCTCTACAACCGACAAGTGGTCTTGGTCGGGCACAGAACTGCTGTTGTGACGTCATCTGCGATGCTGCTCCTTGTTTGTCGTTCTGGAAGTCAATCAGTAGACTTTACGGACTTGCTCGTCGTCTATCGTTCTCCATTACGAGCGAGTTCGCAATCTTCGGTATCAGATTGATACTCAACCGCTCCATTTCGTCTGACGATAGCTTCGagtatcgtttctggtcagaTTCCCTGGTCTTCATACTATTAATGTTCCTTGAAGAATGACGCATCCTTCTGCAGCCACTGTGTGTAAAAAATTAGTTAATGAGCCGACCCGGCGGAgtgagttttaaaaaaagaagatctTTATTTCACTACCGCTCAGAACACTCTGATGCAACTCTTTGCTGCTAGATCGGGCGAGGCTTAGCACAGCTACCCGAGACGGTCGCACAGCATTCCGGATTACACGGCATTTCGCTGATGCAGTGTTGACGCGATGCTGTTCTGCTGACGCTATGTTGATGCAATGCCACCCTGATGTTTATGCGACGGCTTATCTCTTTGCGATGACTCTTCGTTGTGTTAACTAATTTTCCCGATCACTaccagttcggagttaaagaagggcagctgattgttagccacAGCAGGGCCTTCTGGAGGAATtcggtgtgtgagtgaatttcactttagagctcGTTTGTTATCCATAAAGAGATAGGTGATAAAGAAGCCGATACAACGCGAGATGATTAGAAGATCACTCCACCGAACACGGACTGCTTGTTGTTATAGTTTTGTTACTTGTTCGTTGTTATCATTATTGTGTTTTGTTAGTCTGCTTGTtatcgtttttgttgtttttcgtgaCGCGTTGTGACACCGGAAGTAGGCAAAAATGACCCCGCCGAGGAAACGTAAACTGTAAGCCACTTTTCCAGCAACATTTTTAGTAAAGATTTTATCaaatgtttgtttcgttttaggCTTGTTCATTGATCTGACGAGACTGATCTGGCTATGCTGATCCGTCAGTTTGATGAGGTCAGTTTGGCTGAGCCAACCTTCCCATCGAACATAATCGAACTAGAACAAGGAGGACAATATTGGCAAAATTATCAAAATCTTCATTCCGAATCACTTCCACgtgtttcaaaatttaaaGGGAAAAATTATCTAACCATCGAATTTTCCtcacattttttatcacttaTCTGCGCGTTGTTCCACCGTTGGCAACGACCGTTGAGGGAAAAACAACCGTTACAACACGGCGGATTCCATCCCGCTCACTCTTACCGGAACTCGGAgtagagtgagcgagagggcCTTATTGCAAAAaccgaattttcaaaaattcgactCCTGGAACCGGCCCATAAACACGCCGAATGGCGCATATCTTCAGGCGGCGCGCGCCGAACtgctcgaacgatcgatttttcaaaaatctgatTAATTCATGCAGTACAAACACAAACGGTTACGGCAACGTTTTCGTCAGTGGCCACGTGGTCTTCCGTGGTTGCAGGGAGTTGGGCgcatggagaaggagaaggatctATACTACGGCCCAAGTATGACATCAAAATCATTCTTGGGGACTTCTACGCCAAAGTCGGTAGGGATCCAGTgaaattagaaaacaaaaacgacaaaaactACCTGGAAAAACTATGAATTTATCCGAAGAATATCAATTGCTGcataaattataatttatatataatcattttataataataataataaacattttataataatatataaattacaaactcgAAAGTTTGTACGCCCATAACTTGAGAACGCATGGTCCGATTTGTCTCATTCTTGGACcaatgaattcgtcttgctctgcgTTTAGGTTTATACGGAAGAAACTTCTGTTCTGTCGGAAGAAGTAAGTTCTGTCCTTTTGtggcaaattggaactcaaatttgcaccggatttccacttcacagcCTACTTCATTTAAAACATTGGGTGGCAACCTTTCAGCTCCAATGCTCACTGCGTTGAATTCGATATTCTTGCTCTAATTTGAGCATCGTCGTCTACTGTGGTACTTTCTACAGAGATTACAAAATCAGTTTCTAATGTTTTACTTCCATCATACCAAAGAgcgattggtttgagcaaaccaacgatgattcgtcaagtgatttaagtttggtaattatcttggtttgaataaaaattacgGTGAGTACATCAAGAACTAATTGTggtaaaatgaaaattatctgattttagttga
Proteins encoded in this region:
- the LOC126578198 gene encoding murinoglobulin-1-like, with product MPGPYRTDFWESWLWQNLTIPPSGRYALEVTVPHSITSWYITGITIDPKYGLGIVKVPITFSTVKIFFILDHLPSLINRGETILLHFTLYSSIEEEFEANVTMFNAHNQLQFIDRPIGDANQTKTVSVPPKSDAPVSFLIKAMKLGELEIRVNASIMQGVISDSFKKIIVVLPEDVLLVRSNQVHFDDDTPSNQSFDIPLFIDETSKGNVIPLDLTVYPDQRSVKDLQNNYNVSVHHGSFEKSMHVNSDFNENITIQSIPYYVRKLIVVVKSSGSGVIQINWQYRLNLVYFKFRFNLHLTKLSTPSEWMKELHICFSFIPEERDDHSNGTLVEVSIPIGYAIDGHNVVEETTINRISRIEILHGGTTVMVHYNHIGIDTTCFSVFVYRRYKMRVRHASYIKVQDSHRPESTAVKMFDFH